In Synergistaceae bacterium, the following are encoded in one genomic region:
- a CDS encoding DUF4365 domain-containing protein: protein MKNLIFRTQREGSTGLNAHLEITGENPRVVGLRVCTSEEADKSARGYIIRGDTEIAAYWLQHSLPVVIMVYEHERNKIFWESVSTENLEIAGRKWEIIIPYENEYNDEAARRIANLTCTSPYLARLALDKALIELISTGREIFLELDEWINQPSSRGNLRICIPGPDGGVYQWPFETSPDVPQVLSLPGLFPWASMSIDEEFYSAKNFHDFDTNTLAPYVIESGEIARFRFKLELNSLGKSFLAAEPYICRGIFPSSNQNISYGNEYESGLKFQLYKRV, encoded by the coding sequence ATGAAAAATTTAATTTTCAGGACTCAGCGTGAAGGCTCAACGGGTTTAAATGCTCATCTCGAAATAACAGGCGAGAATCCCAGAGTCGTGGGTCTGCGAGTCTGTACATCAGAAGAGGCCGACAAATCAGCAAGAGGTTACATAATTCGAGGCGATACAGAAATTGCTGCTTATTGGCTGCAACATTCTTTGCCGGTCGTAATAATGGTCTATGAACACGAACGAAATAAAATTTTTTGGGAGTCAGTCAGCACAGAAAATTTAGAAATTGCCGGCCGTAAATGGGAAATAATTATCCCCTACGAGAACGAATACAACGACGAGGCAGCACGACGAATCGCAAATTTAACTTGCACGAGTCCATATTTAGCGCGTCTTGCACTCGATAAGGCTTTAATTGAATTAATCAGCACAGGACGTGAAATTTTCTTAGAGCTTGACGAATGGATTAATCAGCCGTCATCACGCGGAAATTTACGAATCTGCATACCGGGTCCCGACGGAGGAGTCTATCAATGGCCGTTTGAAACGAGTCCGGATGTCCCGCAAGTTTTGAGTCTGCCGGGGTTATTTCCGTGGGCGTCTATGTCGATTGATGAAGAGTTTTACAGCGCGAAAAATTTTCATGATTTCGACACAAACACTTTAGCACCATATGTGATTGAGTCGGGAGAGATTGCGAGATTCAGATTTAAGCTCGAATTAAATTCACTGGGAAAATCTTTCTTAGCAGCAGAGCCATATATTTGCAGGGGAATATTTCCGAGTTCGAATCAAAATATTTCGTACGGGAATGAATATGAGTCGGGCTTAAAATTTCAGCTGTATAAAAGAGTTTAA
- a CDS encoding SagB/ThcOx family dehydrogenase, producing the protein MRKIFISALFVALLAACAFADGEIIKLPDPVKNGGMTLTEAITLRHSTREFADVDISLQDLSNLLYVTAGVNRPDKHRVYPVAMGIQDTFVYVFNREGVYKYDALNHSLELITKGDHRQDTGMQKFVGQAAVNLAYVNDINLWSGSKAPKELISRWVYAHAGAAMQNAYLFAASQGWNAVVRGSFDAKKLSELLKLKDGQNILLIQSIGPRP; encoded by the coding sequence ATGCGAAAAATTTTTATCAGTGCTTTATTTGTTGCGTTATTAGCGGCTTGTGCATTTGCGGACGGAGAAATTATCAAGCTCCCTGACCCAGTCAAAAACGGCGGAATGACTTTAACGGAAGCTATTACTCTTAGACATTCGACAAGAGAATTTGCAGACGTTGATATTTCTTTGCAGGATCTATCTAATTTATTATACGTTACAGCAGGAGTGAACCGCCCCGACAAACACAGAGTCTACCCCGTAGCAATGGGCATTCAAGACACATTTGTTTACGTCTTCAACCGTGAAGGAGTCTATAAATATGACGCATTAAATCATTCGCTCGAACTAATAACTAAAGGCGATCACAGACAAGACACAGGAATGCAAAAATTTGTCGGCCAAGCAGCAGTTAATCTCGCATATGTCAACGATATAAATTTATGGTCAGGCAGCAAAGCCCCGAAAGAATTAATTTCACGCTGGGTATATGCTCATGCAGGTGCAGCAATGCAGAACGCTTATTTATTTGCGGCTTCTCAAGGGTGGAACGCAGTTGTAAGAGGCTCATTTGACGCAAAGAAACTCTCTGAACTCCTCAAGCTCAAAGACGGACAAAATATTTTATTGATTCAATCAATAGGGCCGAGACCGTAA
- a CDS encoding transposase family protein: MLDKLNQQFIENHKNGRRQPKINTLNNLCIFLTYYRNYRTMEDIANEYEISVSTTYDIIKLVEKTLCSCKEFKQSELPLSEHTCVIADIRLSGYQKDS; this comes from the coding sequence ATGCTTGATAAATTAAATCAACAATTTATAGAAAACCATAAAAATGGAAGACGTCAGCCTAAGATTAATACATTGAATAATTTATGCATATTCTTAACTTATTATCGCAATTACCGTACTATGGAAGATATTGCAAACGAATATGAAATATCCGTAAGTACAACATATGACATAATAAAACTTGTAGAAAAAACTTTGTGCTCATGTAAAGAATTTAAGCAGAGCGAACTACCATTATCAGAACATACATGTGTAATAGCAGATATAAGGTTATCAGGGTATCAGAAAGATTCATAA
- a CDS encoding flavin reductase: MHKPINLSVYAGHIINALSHGILLTSKANDKVNTMAIGWGTLGVNWTKPIFAAYVREGRYTRSLLDSNPEFTINLPLDNDKFDKKIIGFCGSRSGRDLDKIALAGLTLTDSEKISVPGILQFPLTLECKILYRQIQDLPLLNDENLRSSLYPQNIDGSAVGANRDVHISYYGEIVASYIIE; the protein is encoded by the coding sequence ATGCATAAGCCAATAAATTTAAGTGTCTACGCAGGACATATAATTAATGCGTTATCTCACGGGATTTTGCTGACTTCTAAGGCAAATGACAAAGTCAACACTATGGCTATAGGCTGGGGGACTCTCGGCGTAAATTGGACAAAACCTATTTTCGCCGCATATGTGCGTGAAGGCCGTTACACAAGAAGTCTATTAGACAGCAACCCGGAATTTACAATTAATTTGCCGCTCGATAATGATAAATTCGACAAAAAAATTATCGGTTTCTGCGGGTCTCGTTCGGGGAGGGATCTCGATAAAATTGCGCTTGCGGGTCTGACTCTTACTGACAGCGAAAAAATTTCTGTTCCCGGAATATTGCAATTTCCTTTGACTCTCGAATGCAAAATTTTATACAGACAGATTCAAGACTTGCCGCTATTGAACGATGAAAATTTACGGTCTTCACTTTATCCGCAGAATATTGACGGCTCAGCAGTCGGCGCAAATCGTGATGTCCATATCAGCTATTACGGCGAAATCGTCGCAAGTTACATTATTGAATAA
- a CDS encoding baseplate J/gp47 family protein: MIGVTRLEASKAMTALKFTLSDIQDEAVIIPEGTRVSPEYSGNILFATTETVEIPAGEQKITVTAECTESGTQGNYFLAGQIRRLVDVFPYEMKVENIDESYGGSDTESDENFRERIQIAPESFSVAGPTGAYEFYARSAHQNIIDVAVIGPPETQPGHVNIYPLMAGGDLPTQEILDAVFDVCNDEDKRPVDNSQ; encoded by the coding sequence TTGATCGGAGTTACACGGCTTGAAGCATCAAAGGCTATGACCGCGCTAAAATTCACGTTGTCAGATATTCAAGACGAGGCCGTAATAATTCCTGAAGGCACAAGGGTATCACCTGAATACAGCGGAAATATTTTATTTGCGACAACTGAAACGGTAGAAATTCCAGCAGGCGAACAGAAAATTACAGTTACAGCAGAATGCACAGAGTCAGGCACTCAAGGAAATTATTTTCTTGCAGGACAGATTCGCAGGCTCGTTGATGTGTTCCCGTATGAAATGAAAGTAGAAAATATTGATGAATCTTACGGCGGAAGCGACACAGAGTCAGACGAAAATTTTAGAGAACGTATACAAATTGCGCCCGAAAGTTTTTCTGTTGCAGGCCCGACGGGTGCATATGAATTTTACGCGAGGTCAGCTCATCAAAATATTATTGACGTTGCTGTTATCGGCCCTCCGGAAACACAGCCCGGACACGTGAATATTTACCCGTTAATGGCTGGCGGTGATTTGCCGACGCAAGAAATTCTTGACGCTGTATTTGATGTCTGCAATGACGAAGACAAACGCCCGGTGGATAATAGTCAATAA
- a CDS encoding FAD:protein FMN transferase: protein MRRKIFIASLLILAGLLSWYLAPIPEHEKNGFAMNTIIRIMIRSRDDNALNDAYNLLARLDKALSMYNKESEISRINSFAGSEKFSASPEVIEAVKDSRRVYDLTDGIFNPLIGAVTRLWKINEADKILPSQESLDAAIKLSAINNLEIGEDYIYLRENGCVIDLGGIAKGYASKKIADFLKSRGVESGIIDLGGNIYAIGLKENNESWNIGIRDPLEPSGSPAVVLAVSDTSVITSGNYERYKIVDGKRFSHFFDPKTGESIQSDLLSVTIISPDGSLADGLATAFMIAGSERAIKLSQKISSMPGIILIRQNSNGAPEILASSNLKDSIKRTKYPVKMF, encoded by the coding sequence ATGCGGCGAAAAATTTTTATAGCTTCACTCTTAATTTTGGCCGGGCTGCTTTCGTGGTATCTTGCGCCAATTCCTGAACACGAGAAAAACGGTTTTGCAATGAATACTATTATACGCATTATGATTCGTTCTCGTGATGATAACGCATTAAATGACGCTTATAATTTGCTGGCTAGACTCGATAAAGCACTATCAATGTACAACAAAGAGTCAGAAATTTCGCGTATAAATTCATTTGCGGGCAGTGAAAAATTTTCTGCGTCCCCTGAAGTAATCGAGGCCGTGAAAGATTCCCGCAGAGTTTATGACCTGACAGACGGAATATTTAACCCGTTAATAGGAGCTGTAACGCGCTTATGGAAGATTAACGAGGCTGATAAAATTTTGCCCTCACAAGAAAGTCTTGACGCTGCTATAAAGTTGAGTGCGATAAATAATTTAGAGATCGGCGAAGATTATATTTATTTGCGTGAAAATGGCTGCGTTATTGATTTAGGAGGAATTGCGAAGGGTTATGCGAGTAAAAAAATTGCTGATTTCCTCAAGAGTCGAGGTGTTGAGTCAGGAATTATAGATTTAGGCGGAAATATTTACGCGATAGGACTCAAAGAAAATAACGAGTCATGGAATATCGGAATTAGAGACCCTCTCGAACCTTCCGGGAGTCCTGCTGTTGTTCTTGCAGTGAGTGATACTTCTGTTATAACGTCCGGAAATTATGAGCGTTACAAAATTGTTGACGGCAAAAGATTCTCGCACTTCTTTGACCCTAAGACGGGAGAGTCAATTCAGAGCGATTTATTATCAGTTACGATTATTTCGCCGGATGGGAGTCTTGCTGACGGATTAGCAACGGCCTTCATGATAGCAGGTAGTGAACGCGCAATAAAATTATCGCAAAAAATTTCGTCAATGCCGGGGATAATATTAATTCGCCAAAATTCTAACGGTGCACCCGAAATTTTAGCAAGCAGCAATCTCAAAGACTCCATCAAGCGCACAAAATATCCGGTGAAAATGTTCTGA
- a CDS encoding DUF2993 domain-containing protein — protein MKHKIKFFMIALILLLFVSDSYADEVQDLLNFYVKKFKPEQALLVISDKPDSSGAFSDLYMDLKGVNIDKLRLANLTFRMKGVQFNAPSNWKKGDVVCKSAIQVLAIGTILESDINRSIENKTFGKDDHWHDVSLKINPSGLSGAGYYAAKAAFMNLDILININSGLKIVKGKELWLNNPLVKVNKLDLPDYITKKALSRIQPLVNLNKFPLPLTLHKVELRKGSAVLSTRTLPKPLEGGIKYTYKR, from the coding sequence ATGAAGCACAAAATTAAATTTTTCATGATTGCGCTGATTTTATTATTATTTGTGTCTGACTCATATGCTGATGAAGTTCAAGACCTGCTAAATTTTTACGTCAAGAAATTTAAACCTGAGCAGGCATTATTAGTTATTTCCGACAAACCCGACTCAAGCGGTGCATTTAGTGATTTATATATGGATCTCAAAGGAGTCAATATCGATAAATTACGTCTTGCAAATCTCACATTCAGAATGAAGGGCGTACAATTTAATGCTCCGTCAAACTGGAAAAAAGGCGATGTCGTGTGTAAAAGCGCGATTCAAGTTTTAGCGATCGGGACAATTTTAGAGAGCGATATAAACAGGTCAATCGAGAATAAAACTTTTGGCAAGGACGACCACTGGCACGACGTATCACTGAAAATAAATCCTTCAGGTTTGAGCGGGGCAGGCTATTATGCGGCAAAAGCAGCTTTCATGAATCTTGATATATTAATCAACATCAACAGCGGCCTAAAAATTGTAAAGGGTAAAGAGTTATGGCTCAATAATCCATTAGTGAAAGTAAATAAATTAGATCTGCCTGATTATATAACGAAAAAGGCATTATCACGCATTCAGCCGTTAGTGAATCTGAATAAATTTCCGCTGCCTCTAACTCTTCACAAAGTCGAATTACGCAAGGGGAGCGCGGTACTTTCAACGAGGACTCTTCCGAAACCTTTAGAGGGCGGAATTAAATACACCTACAAACGCTAA
- a CDS encoding DNA primase, giving the protein MNNSDLYNQIRDSIDIVDLIGERVNLRKSGRGFMGLCPFHGEKTPSFHVWPDTQSYYCFGCHEGGNIFTFIMKTEGLNYNEALEFLAARAGIKLDSYKAAKTRDLYDVMQLAAKFFANNLVNNQGTTARAYMKRRNLTENDINIFSLGYSLNSWDSLVNYLKKSGISEKMMIDSGLALPNKNGIYDRFRGRLIFPVKDISGRIIAFGGRIIDGEGVKYINSPENEIYSKRKNLYLLDTARKSIREKGRAILVEGYMDAVRLHKCGFHESVASLGTSLTSEQAELIKRFADRCYICYDSDKAGENAALRGMYILQENGLDVRIINLPESSKDPDEFLSANPPENFEQAINDAKPLIIQHIDSLRPALNNSATRKSAMKELFDGLSRLELDEIMQYRGPISEVTFIPPGELEKKLRASRLPEQREKISTPKQIINTQIYNNDELLEAGLCALLMRNSECRVNIKPETIFKIFRSESAQEIALSILSNSPEELEALWLSLGEFEKTNFIARGEEFCRQINGEISEKWNKIYNELNRKRVALRLNEIKLKLSRGQAASEDLQELSELQKMRDKYIL; this is encoded by the coding sequence GTGAATAACAGCGATTTATACAACCAAATTAGAGACTCTATTGACATCGTTGACTTAATTGGCGAAAGAGTCAATTTACGTAAAAGCGGTCGTGGCTTTATGGGCTTGTGTCCATTTCACGGCGAAAAAACTCCGTCATTTCACGTTTGGCCGGACACTCAAAGCTATTATTGTTTCGGATGTCATGAGGGCGGAAATATTTTCACGTTCATAATGAAGACTGAAGGCTTGAACTATAATGAGGCCTTAGAATTTCTCGCAGCTAGAGCAGGCATAAAATTAGACTCCTACAAGGCAGCAAAGACTCGCGATTTATACGACGTTATGCAGTTAGCAGCAAAATTTTTCGCAAATAATCTCGTAAATAATCAAGGCACTACAGCAAGAGCCTACATGAAACGCAGAAATTTAACAGAGAACGACATAAATATTTTTTCTCTGGGTTATAGCTTAAATTCTTGGGACTCGCTCGTTAATTATCTCAAGAAATCAGGTATCAGCGAAAAAATGATGATTGACTCCGGGCTGGCACTCCCAAACAAAAACGGAATCTATGACAGGTTCAGAGGCAGATTAATTTTTCCCGTCAAAGATATTTCAGGCCGTATTATAGCTTTCGGGGGCAGAATTATTGACGGCGAAGGAGTGAAATATATTAACTCGCCGGAAAACGAAATCTACAGCAAACGAAAAAATTTATACCTCCTAGACACCGCAAGAAAATCAATCCGCGAAAAAGGGCGTGCAATCTTAGTTGAAGGCTACATGGACGCAGTAAGACTTCATAAATGCGGCTTTCATGAGTCTGTTGCTTCACTCGGAACTTCACTAACAAGCGAGCAGGCAGAATTAATCAAGCGTTTTGCTGACAGGTGCTATATCTGCTACGACAGCGACAAGGCCGGAGAAAATGCAGCGTTACGAGGCATGTACATTTTGCAGGAAAACGGACTCGACGTGAGAATTATAAATTTACCGGAGTCAAGCAAAGATCCGGACGAGTTTTTATCAGCAAATCCCCCCGAAAATTTCGAGCAGGCAATTAACGACGCAAAGCCCTTAATTATTCAGCACATAGACTCGCTTAGACCCGCATTAAATAATTCAGCGACTCGCAAATCTGCCATGAAAGAATTATTTGACGGACTCTCAAGACTAGAACTCGACGAAATTATGCAGTATCGAGGCCCTATCAGTGAAGTTACATTTATTCCGCCGGGGGAACTTGAGAAAAAATTACGTGCTTCAAGACTTCCGGAACAGCGCGAAAAAATTTCCACTCCTAAGCAAATAATAAACACGCAGATTTATAACAATGATGAACTGTTAGAGGCCGGTTTATGTGCGCTATTAATGCGAAATTCAGAATGCAGAGTCAATATTAAGCCCGAAACAATATTTAAAATTTTTCGCAGCGAGTCAGCTCAGGAAATCGCACTATCAATATTAAGTAACAGCCCCGAAGAACTTGAAGCATTATGGCTCTCACTGGGTGAATTTGAGAAGACAAATTTTATTGCACGCGGCGAAGAGTTTTGCAGGCAGATTAACGGCGAAATTTCAGAAAAATGGAATAAAATTTATAATGAACTCAACCGCAAAAGAGTCGCACTCAGATTAAACGAGATAAAATTAAAATTGTCGCGGGGTCAGGCAGCAAGCGAAGATTTACAGGAATTAAGCGAACTTCAGAAAATGCGCGATAAATATATATTATAA
- a CDS encoding ROK family protein: MAYYIGVDVGGTNIKAGIINDDGKIIKESSIPTGADRPQDTVLQDIINTVKKLIDDSQLKPSQIKSAGIGTPGMIDYSTGSVIYNNNLGWKDFHLAQKMSKALGIPVTLENDADAAALGEVVAGSAKGAKKVIIITLGTGVGVGIVINDKIFRGSEFGHMVIHKNGRPCKCGRKGCWESYSSATGLIISTTEAIKHNPESILAHTAGLEGTISGRTVFDAAEKNCEIAKKVIDEYISYLACGLANLINGMNPEIISLSGGIANQGEKLLVPLREKVMSEIYEGLKPTAAKIVTCTLGYRAGLIGAAMASRNS, encoded by the coding sequence ATGGCGTATTATATCGGAGTCGATGTCGGCGGCACAAACATTAAAGCAGGAATAATTAACGACGACGGCAAAATCATAAAAGAGTCTTCAATCCCAACCGGAGCAGATAGACCGCAGGATACAGTTTTACAGGATATTATAAATACTGTGAAAAAATTAATCGATGACTCACAGCTCAAGCCCTCGCAAATAAAATCTGCTGGAATCGGTACGCCCGGAATGATTGATTATTCAACAGGAAGCGTCATTTACAATAATAATTTAGGCTGGAAAGATTTTCACTTAGCACAAAAAATGAGTAAGGCGCTGGGGATTCCTGTAACTCTTGAGAACGACGCAGACGCAGCAGCACTCGGTGAAGTCGTCGCAGGAAGCGCAAAAGGTGCAAAAAAAGTGATAATTATAACTCTCGGAACAGGAGTCGGAGTCGGAATCGTAATCAACGATAAAATTTTTCGCGGCTCTGAATTTGGCCATATGGTAATTCACAAAAACGGCAGACCCTGCAAATGTGGTCGTAAAGGCTGCTGGGAGTCATATTCATCTGCAACGGGTTTAATTATCTCAACGACTGAAGCAATAAAACATAATCCCGAAAGTATTTTAGCTCACACTGCCGGACTTGAAGGCACAATCAGCGGACGAACTGTATTCGATGCAGCAGAAAAAAATTGTGAGATCGCAAAAAAAGTTATTGACGAATATATTTCATATCTTGCATGCGGACTTGCGAATTTAATCAACGGAATGAATCCCGAAATAATCAGCTTAAGCGGAGGAATAGCAAATCAGGGCGAAAAATTGTTAGTACCCCTCCGCGAAAAAGTTATGTCGGAAATCTACGAGGGATTAAAGCCTACTGCCGCAAAAATCGTAACTTGCACACTTGGTTATAGAGCCGGTTTAATCGGTGCAGCAATGGCAAGCAGAAATTCTTAA
- a CDS encoding glycerate kinase yields MRNLNQDMHEIINNAIKAVLPESAVKEALQRKDFQARLNKGRLIVASIGKAAWRMAKAASDILGAKISGAVITKYDHSMGDIPGLEIFEAGHPVLDENTLSGTRALLEHVKNLTPDDTVLFLVSGGGSALFELPAEGVTLSDMKDVTSQLLACGADIVEMNTIRKHLSSVKGGRFAKLCEPAKIFMVVLSDVLGDRLDSIASGPAWPDESTSDEALAIVKKYDLHLKPELIKILSHETPKKLENVTAIITGSVTALCEAASNIAKSKGYTPLVLTTTMTCEAREAGSLMAAIAREIKTSGRPVKAPCAIIAGGETVVHLTGKGMGGRNQEFALSAAQGISGLDNVVIASLGSDGTDGPTDAAGGIVDGQTESKLKAAKISISETLKNNDAYNALKAADALLMTGPTGTNVNDAAILLVSD; encoded by the coding sequence ATGCGGAATCTTAATCAGGACATGCACGAAATAATTAATAATGCAATAAAAGCCGTCTTACCTGAGTCAGCCGTCAAAGAAGCACTACAACGCAAAGACTTTCAAGCAAGACTCAACAAAGGCCGCTTAATAGTCGCGTCAATCGGCAAAGCAGCGTGGAGAATGGCAAAGGCTGCAAGTGATATTTTGGGCGCAAAAATTTCCGGTGCAGTAATAACTAAATACGATCACTCAATGGGCGATATTCCAGGACTCGAAATTTTCGAAGCAGGACACCCCGTTTTAGACGAGAACACTTTATCAGGCACAAGGGCATTACTCGAACACGTGAAAAATTTGACCCCTGATGATACAGTTTTATTTCTTGTCAGCGGCGGGGGTTCGGCACTCTTTGAACTTCCTGCAGAGGGCGTGACACTTTCCGACATGAAGGACGTAACGAGTCAATTACTCGCTTGCGGGGCTGATATTGTCGAGATGAACACCATACGAAAACATTTATCAAGCGTCAAAGGCGGAAGATTTGCGAAATTGTGCGAGCCAGCTAAAATTTTTATGGTCGTCTTGTCTGATGTGTTAGGCGATAGACTCGATAGTATTGCGTCGGGTCCTGCTTGGCCGGATGAGTCTACGAGTGATGAAGCACTTGCAATCGTGAAAAAATATGATTTGCACCTCAAGCCCGAATTAATAAAAATTTTGTCGCACGAGACCCCCAAAAAATTAGAAAATGTTACAGCAATAATAACCGGAAGTGTTACAGCTTTATGTGAGGCAGCAAGCAATATCGCAAAGTCAAAAGGTTATACGCCTTTAGTACTTACTACTACTATGACATGTGAAGCGCGCGAGGCAGGTTCATTAATGGCAGCAATCGCACGGGAAATAAAAACGTCAGGCCGTCCCGTAAAAGCTCCTTGCGCGATAATTGCAGGCGGTGAAACAGTTGTTCATTTGACCGGCAAAGGCATGGGAGGACGTAATCAAGAATTTGCGTTATCAGCAGCTCAGGGCATATCAGGACTCGACAACGTAGTAATTGCTTCGTTAGGTTCAGACGGCACAGACGGCCCAACAGACGCAGCCGGGGGAATCGTCGACGGTCAAACAGAGTCAAAGCTCAAAGCCGCAAAAATTTCTATCAGCGAGACCCTGAAAAATAACGACGCTTATAACGCACTCAAAGCCGCCGACGCACTATTAATGACCGGCCCGACAGGAACTAATGTAAATGACGCAGCTATTTTGTTAGTGAGCGATTAA
- a CDS encoding DUF4153 domain-containing protein, with protein sequence MTSLDKKRYFWVIFSALLQGLLLGIYVFVPSGPLKCMPLTVIFLVPFVFWLSQEHWGRRLFELLGWLTLALIVLWLYRLWSIYSPGVGFYYLPSQISDLIRVSMAVFLLIPFFQCRIASWSWKISYSEIFFQLCRNLFLLFQAAIVIAVFWGLLVTAGLLFDIVGLDVVPSLIFNPATVVLLSCVIIAISISVAIKHPGIDSLGRWILSVLAWLLPFFSILSGAFLLCLPYYGLKTLWSTGQASTLMLLLQFGTIILANACWLDGTRSAFRTKSIDILAQISLLCLPIYMILCLYSVGLRVAQYGLSTDRIQAFFLALITGIVGLGYAGAVLFRKWPDSIGRVNIVSVIIMTLIIILMNSPLLDPYRLAAYNQADRLHSGQIKPEDFDYIYTRFNLGRYGNKVLSRLSEDESPEIKSRVNAAMSLDPAEYLKYVRIGVPPVSIRREIISGAKVYPDGAKLSEQQINLLVEKWPLEGSAGKNDIAFVFISVVKGGNNLILFTENSGIIYDLDLNRVGTIAGKFNLSALAGIKAVESNLLDIDLNGNLYQINK encoded by the coding sequence ATGACAAGTTTAGACAAGAAACGTTATTTCTGGGTAATATTTTCTGCGTTACTTCAAGGCTTACTGCTTGGAATTTATGTATTTGTTCCTTCAGGGCCGTTAAAGTGTATGCCGCTGACTGTTATATTTCTAGTACCGTTTGTGTTCTGGCTCTCACAAGAACATTGGGGAAGGCGTTTATTTGAGCTCCTAGGGTGGCTGACTCTTGCATTAATTGTGTTATGGCTTTATAGACTCTGGTCAATTTATTCGCCGGGGGTAGGATTTTATTATTTGCCGTCGCAGATAAGTGATTTAATTCGCGTGAGTATGGCTGTCTTCTTGCTGATTCCATTTTTTCAATGCAGGATAGCTTCATGGAGCTGGAAAATTTCATATTCTGAGATATTCTTTCAACTTTGCAGAAATTTATTTTTGTTATTTCAGGCGGCGATTGTAATTGCGGTCTTCTGGGGATTGCTTGTAACTGCGGGATTATTATTTGACATTGTCGGGCTTGATGTAGTGCCGTCGTTGATATTCAATCCTGCTACAGTTGTATTATTATCGTGCGTGATTATTGCGATTTCCATATCAGTAGCGATAAAGCATCCGGGAATTGACTCTCTTGGACGGTGGATATTATCTGTTCTTGCGTGGCTGCTTCCGTTTTTCTCGATTTTGTCGGGAGCTTTTCTTTTGTGTCTGCCATATTACGGCCTAAAAACTTTATGGAGCACCGGCCAAGCAAGTACGTTGATGTTATTATTGCAGTTCGGGACGATAATTCTTGCAAATGCATGCTGGCTCGACGGGACTAGATCCGCATTCAGAACAAAATCTATTGACATTCTTGCGCAAATTTCGTTATTGTGCCTGCCGATTTATATGATTCTTTGCTTATATTCGGTTGGACTCAGAGTCGCTCAATACGGACTATCAACGGACAGAATACAAGCATTTTTTCTCGCGCTTATTACGGGCATAGTAGGGCTTGGCTATGCTGGTGCGGTATTATTTCGCAAATGGCCGGACTCAATCGGACGAGTAAATATCGTATCTGTAATTATAATGACGCTGATAATAATTTTAATGAACTCGCCGTTATTAGACCCGTACAGACTCGCAGCATATAATCAAGCTGATAGATTGCATTCCGGACAAATTAAACCTGAAGACTTTGACTATATTTATACACGCTTTAATCTCGGCCGTTACGGGAATAAAGTTTTATCGCGCCTATCAGAAGACGAATCGCCCGAAATAAAATCCCGTGTCAATGCTGCGATGTCGTTAGATCCTGCCGAATATTTAAAATATGTGCGAATTGGAGTCCCTCCTGTATCGATAAGGCGTGAAATTATTTCGGGAGCAAAAGTTTATCCCGACGGCGCAAAACTTTCGGAGCAGCAAATAAATTTACTCGTCGAAAAATGGCCGCTTGAAGGTTCTGCAGGAAAAAACGATATTGCATTTGTCTTCATTAGCGTAGTCAAGGGCGGAAATAATTTAATTTTATTCACGGAAAATAGCGGGATTATTTACGATCTTGATTTAAATCGTGTCGGGACAATTGCGGGAAAATTTAATTTGTCAGCTCTTGCAGGCATTAAAGCAGTTGAGTCTAACTTGTTGGATATTGACTTAAACGGGAATTTGTACCAGATAAATAAATAG